The following coding sequences lie in one Caloenas nicobarica isolate bCalNic1 chromosome 17, bCalNic1.hap1, whole genome shotgun sequence genomic window:
- the LOC135995877 gene encoding LOW QUALITY PROTEIN: plasminogen activator inhibitor 1-like (The sequence of the model RefSeq protein was modified relative to this genomic sequence to represent the inferred CDS: inserted 1 base in 1 codon) yields the protein MVRGQGVGTWPGGATKKEDSPGLVVVAAVVVVVVVVMVIVIEVGVVVVVIGTVVVVVIVVGTVVVVVMVGLGVLVIVVGMVWGMVTVAGMVVVVVTVVVITETCCVKECPTLTSKVHETPLGVSQHLQDPVLSPPALAVACPHCGVRPGTEAGMRVVPAALVALAWVALVGARIPATGRVAQLVADFGLRLFREAVGHRGDTNVIFAPHGATTVLLALQLATGRHGRHQLEGAMGFSINDPGVVAELWVLRRALRGPRHLLAVAEGLFVGQGLTLTPGFVPLFTRTLGPRRLARVDFQQGEGARALLNAWVQERTQGRIRGLLPPGAVGASTCLVLASALYFRGAWRSPFPTLATRPRPFHRPDGTTVTVPMMEKTAKFNYGDFEMPGGVPYEVVEVPYAGGEVAMLLVALTWQDVPIVTLTXLLDAQLVTTWVTNMTPVTRVLILPRFSLETSWDLKAPLKSLGVHAPFDPNAADFTPLSAEEPLVLGQVLQKVRMEVTENGTEVTSATAAIIYSRMAPLEILLDRPFLFLVRHNPTGTILFVGQVTEP from the exons ATGGTGAGAGGTCAAGGAGTAGGGACATGGCCAGGTGGTGCCACCAAGAAGGAGGACTCACCTGGACTGGTGGTGGTTGCTGCAGTGGTGGTGGTTGTAGTAGTGGTGATGGTCATAGTAATTGAGGTGGGGGTCGTGGTCGTAGTAATAGggacagtggtggtggtggtcaTAGTGGTAGGTACAGTGGTGGTGGTTGTaatggtggggctgggggtgctggttaTAGTGGTAGGGATGGTGTGGGGTATGGTCACAGTGGCAgggatggtggtggtggtggtcaCAGTGGTGGTGATCACAGAGACATGCTGTGTCAAGGAATGCCCAACACTCACTTCCAAGGTCCATGAGACTCCTCTGGGCGTGTCCCAGCACCTCCAAGACCCTGTCCTATCCCCACCAGCCCTGGCCGTGGCTTGTCCCCACTGTGGAGTGAGACCGGGAACAGAAgcagg GATGCGGGTGGTCCCGGCGGCTCTGGTGGCCCTGGCCTGGGTGGCCCTGGTGGGTGCCAGGATACCAGCGACAGGACGGGTGGCCCAGCTGGTGGCTGATTTCGGGCTGAGGCTCTTCCGGGAGGCAGTGGGACACCGAGGGGACACCAACGTCATCTTCGCCCCTCACGGGGCCACCACTGTTCTGCTGGCCCTTCAGCTGGCCACCGGCAGGCATGGCCGTCACCAGCTTGAGGGTGCCATGGGCTTCAGTATCAATG ATCCAGGGGTGGTGGCAGAGCTCTGGGTGCTGCGCCGGGCACTGAGGGGACCCAGACATCTCCTGGCTGTGGCCGAGGGGCTTTttgtggggcaggggctgacgCTGACCCCTGGCTTCGTCCCCCTCTTCACCCGCACCCTCGGCCCCCGGCGCCTGGCCAGGGTTGACTTCCAACAGGGAGAGGGGGCCCGTGCCCTCCTCAACGCCTGGGTGCAGGAGCGGACGCAGG GGCGGATCCGGGGGCTGCTGCCCCCTGGTGCGGTCGGTGCCAGCACGTGCCTGGTCCTGGCTAGCGCCCTCTACTTCAGGGGGGCCTGGAGgagccccttccccaccctcGCCACCCGCCCCCGCCCCTTCCACAGACCAGATGGCACCACAGTGACTGTCCCCATGATGGAGAAGACGGCCAAGTTCAACTACG GGGACTTCGAGATGCCGGGAGGGGTCCCCTATGAGGTGGTGGAGGTCCCCTACGCTGGGGGGGAGGTGGCCATGCTTCTGGTGGCCCTGACCTGGCAGgatgtccccattgtcacccTCA GCCTCCTTGATGCCCAACTTGTCACCACCTGGGTCACCAACATGACCCCTGTGACTCGTGTCCTCATCCTGCCCCG CTTCTCCCTAGAGACCAGCTGGGACCTCAAGGCACCACTAAAGTCCTTGGGGGTCCATGCTCCCTTTGACCCCAACGCTGCTGATTTCACCCCACTCTCAG CTGAGGAGCCCCTCGTCCTGGGCCAAGTCCTGCAGAAGGTGAGGATGGAGGTGACAGAGAATGGCACCGAGGTGACATCGGCCACTG CTGCCATCATATATTCCCGCATGGCGCCCCTGGAAATCCTCCTGGATCGgcccttcctcttcctcgtGCGCCACAACCCCACTG GCACCATCCTCTTCGTGGGGCAGGTGACAGAGCCTTGA